One window of Sporosarcina sp. 6E9 genomic DNA carries:
- a CDS encoding cation diffusion facilitator family transporter: MSRKPIENAPIIAVWISLISNIILTILKIVVGTIFHSPVLLADGYHNAGDVVASAAALTSMRISKRPADDDHPYGHGKAEVISSAIVAIILGVAAIYIAYESISAFFNEPEKASIIAFITAVVSLVWKQVLYVYTIRIGKKANSKGLIATAYDHLADVYASLAAVLGIGLALIGDYYHIKILAYGDPIAGIIVTVLVFKLAYVIGKEALDTLMEKSVSPERLADFTTLISSIPEVKRIDRLRAREHGHYVLVDLRVGVHGELTVQEGHDIIRKIKQAIKENNHDVDEVLIHLNPWYDEGE; this comes from the coding sequence ATGAGCCGAAAACCGATTGAGAATGCCCCGATAATTGCAGTATGGATCAGTTTAATTAGCAATATTATATTAACCATCCTTAAGATTGTCGTAGGTACAATTTTTCATAGCCCGGTTCTTCTTGCTGACGGCTATCATAATGCCGGCGACGTTGTAGCAAGCGCCGCAGCTTTAACATCCATGCGCATTTCCAAACGACCAGCTGATGATGACCATCCTTATGGACATGGGAAAGCTGAAGTCATAAGTTCTGCCATTGTGGCAATTATTCTAGGTGTGGCAGCAATTTATATTGCTTACGAGTCAATCTCGGCCTTTTTTAATGAACCGGAAAAAGCGAGCATAATCGCATTTATAACGGCTGTTGTTTCTCTTGTGTGGAAACAAGTCTTATACGTATACACGATTCGAATTGGAAAGAAAGCGAATAGCAAGGGGTTAATAGCCACTGCGTATGATCATCTCGCGGATGTATATGCTTCACTAGCGGCCGTATTGGGGATTGGCCTGGCACTTATTGGAGATTATTATCACATTAAAATACTTGCGTACGGAGATCCGATTGCGGGCATCATAGTCACCGTTTTAGTTTTCAAGCTGGCCTATGTAATCGGAAAAGAAGCGTTAGACACACTCATGGAGAAAAGCGTTAGCCCGGAAAGGTTAGCTGATTTTACGACTTTAATTAGCTCTATTCCAGAGGTCAAACGTATAGATCGTCTACGGGCTAGAGAACATGGTCACTATGTCTTGGTAGATTTGCGTGTAGGCGTTCACGGTGAATTAACAGTCCAAGAAGGCCATGATATTATCCGCAAAATTAAACAAGCGATAAAGGAAAATAACCATGATGTGGATGAAGTTCTTATTCACTTGAATCCTTGGTACGATGAAGGGGAATAA